The following are from one region of the Natronosporangium hydrolyticum genome:
- a CDS encoding metal ABC transporter substrate-binding protein, with translation MLRRSLAYASTGLLLGAATACAADAEEGSDEAAVDVVAAFYPLEFVADRVGGERVSVTGLAPPGVEAHDLELTPSQVAEISQSDLVVFLTDFQPAVDAAVAEHADDRGFDVAEVVPLLDNPDGHDHDHGHSHDDEDAREDDHDHDHDHDHDDDHDHDDDDHGHDDDHGHEDDEDGHEEDDEHGDDDHGHDHGDQDPHVWQDPDRLATIADELAVELGALDADYADEYAANAAALREELDTLDQEYADGLAQCERREIVVSHAAFGYLSDRYDLRQIAISGLSPEDEPSPQRLAEVIREAEAHGATTIFFEVLVSPAVAEVIATEVGAETAVLDPIEGLAPGSEEDYFSLMRANLDTLRGALDCT, from the coding sequence ATGCTGAGACGATCCCTGGCCTACGCCAGCACCGGGCTACTGCTGGGCGCCGCGACCGCCTGTGCCGCCGACGCCGAGGAAGGCAGTGACGAAGCTGCGGTGGACGTGGTGGCGGCCTTCTACCCACTGGAGTTCGTCGCTGACCGGGTCGGCGGCGAACGGGTCTCGGTGACCGGGCTGGCTCCGCCCGGCGTCGAGGCGCACGACCTGGAGCTGACACCGTCCCAGGTCGCCGAGATCAGCCAGTCCGACCTGGTGGTCTTCCTCACCGACTTCCAGCCGGCGGTCGACGCTGCGGTGGCCGAGCACGCCGACGACCGCGGCTTCGACGTCGCCGAGGTGGTGCCGCTGCTGGACAATCCGGACGGCCACGACCACGACCACGGACACAGCCACGATGACGAGGATGCCCGCGAAGACGACCACGATCATGACCATGATCACGACCATGATGATGATCATGACCACGATGACGACGACCACGGGCACGACGACGACCACGGCCACGAGGACGACGAAGACGGGCACGAGGAGGACGACGAGCACGGCGACGACGACCACGGACATGACCACGGCGACCAGGACCCGCACGTGTGGCAGGACCCGGACCGGCTAGCCACCATCGCCGACGAACTCGCCGTGGAGCTGGGCGCACTCGACGCCGACTACGCCGACGAGTACGCCGCCAACGCCGCAGCGCTGCGGGAGGAGCTGGACACGCTCGACCAGGAGTACGCCGACGGGTTGGCCCAGTGCGAACGGCGTGAGATCGTGGTCAGCCACGCCGCCTTCGGCTACCTGTCGGACCGGTATGATCTCCGGCAGATCGCCATCAGCGGGCTCTCTCCCGAGGACGAGCCCAGCCCGCAACGGCTCGCGGAGGTCATCCGGGAGGCGGAGGCGCACGGTGCCACCACCATCTTCTTCGAGGTGCTGGTGAGCCCGGCGGTAGCGGAGGTGATCGCCACCGAGGTCGGTGCCGAGACCGCGGTGCTGGACCCGATCGAAGGGCTCGCGCCCGGCAGCGAGGAGGATTACTTTTCCCTTATGCGCGCCAACCTCGACACACTCCGGGGAGCACTGGACTGCACGTGA
- a CDS encoding Stf0 family sulfotransferase produces MREGLIALDARERMVPTDRDGLAQEVARLLASEPTVSTLRQAGIGLVVLGEFDRAEQVLTDALTRAEAAEAAGEPWPRIAVRINLGDAYRYRGALAPAEAQYQDAVRLARAHRPDRVDFALQHLGKCRLDQRRFNAAAQCLREALALRQQRGDPELVASSERTMGLLPAEPAVDGYVICGTPRTGSTLLCSLLRSTGVAGRPESYFRRPDAESLARRWELPRGDDGGWRFPDFLAAAIAAGSTPNGIFGVRIMWGTLDELVAQLRAAAPVAGAADVELLRQAFGRLRFVYVERADTVAQAVSWARAEQTKRWQVGDAPSQEPPRYDRSRIAQLVETIEQQRAAWRRWFAEQHVEPYEVSYEELAADPTGVTEGVLDSLELVLPPGAAIRSRVPRQADELNADWIARFRAVA; encoded by the coding sequence GTGCGGGAGGGCCTGATCGCGCTCGACGCGCGGGAACGGATGGTGCCGACCGATCGGGACGGGTTGGCGCAGGAGGTGGCCCGGCTGCTCGCCAGCGAGCCGACGGTCTCCACCCTGCGACAGGCCGGTATCGGGCTGGTCGTGCTCGGCGAGTTCGACCGGGCCGAGCAGGTGCTCACTGACGCGTTGACGAGGGCCGAGGCGGCCGAGGCGGCCGGTGAGCCGTGGCCGCGGATCGCGGTGCGGATCAACCTGGGCGACGCCTACCGGTATCGCGGGGCGTTGGCGCCGGCCGAGGCGCAGTATCAGGACGCGGTACGGCTGGCCCGCGCGCACCGGCCGGACCGGGTGGACTTCGCGCTGCAACACCTCGGCAAGTGCCGGCTCGACCAGCGGCGGTTCAACGCGGCCGCGCAGTGTCTGCGGGAGGCGTTGGCGCTGCGGCAGCAGCGGGGGGATCCCGAGCTGGTCGCCTCCAGCGAGCGCACGATGGGGTTGTTGCCGGCCGAGCCGGCCGTCGACGGGTACGTGATCTGCGGGACGCCCCGGACCGGCAGCACTCTGCTGTGCAGCCTGCTGCGGTCGACCGGGGTGGCGGGTCGACCCGAGTCGTACTTCCGGCGGCCGGACGCCGAGTCGTTGGCGCGGCGCTGGGAGCTGCCGCGCGGTGACGACGGCGGGTGGCGGTTTCCGGACTTCCTCGCGGCGGCGATCGCCGCCGGGTCGACTCCGAACGGCATCTTCGGGGTACGGATCATGTGGGGAACCCTGGACGAACTGGTCGCCCAGCTGCGGGCGGCCGCCCCGGTGGCCGGGGCGGCCGATGTAGAGCTGTTGCGGCAGGCCTTCGGCCGGCTGCGCTTCGTCTACGTCGAGCGCGCGGACACGGTGGCGCAGGCGGTGTCGTGGGCGCGGGCCGAACAGACGAAGCGCTGGCAGGTAGGTGACGCCCCGTCGCAGGAGCCGCCCCGTTACGACCGGTCGCGGATCGCCCAGCTGGTCGAGACGATCGAGCAGCAGCGGGCGGCGTGGCGGCGCTGGTTCGCCGAGCAACACGTCGAGCCGTACGAGGTGAGCTACGAGGAGTTGGCGGCCGACCCGACCGGGGTGACCGAGGGGGTGCTGGACTCGCTGGAGTTGGTGCTGCCACCGGGGGCAGCGATCCGCTCACGGGTGCCCCGGCAGGCCGACGAACTCAACGCTGACTGGATCGCCCGGTTTCGGGCCGTGGCGTAG
- a CDS encoding YbhB/YbcL family Raf kinase inhibitor-like protein, whose protein sequence is MNLDRPAAPDPYALLPVVPTFVLTSNDISDGQPIDERHAHGSAGGQNISPHLSWTAFPEQARSFTVSCLDPDAPTGSGFWHWMVVNLPVSVTELATRAELPAGSFCVRNDFGDRDYGGPAPPVGDRPHRYIFVVHAVDVDRLEVTPDSPPAYVGFNLAFHTLARAVIRPTFELKE, encoded by the coding sequence ATGAATCTTGATCGTCCCGCCGCACCGGATCCGTACGCGCTGCTGCCGGTGGTCCCCACCTTCGTGCTCACGAGCAACGACATATCGGATGGGCAGCCGATCGACGAGCGCCACGCCCACGGCAGCGCGGGCGGCCAGAATATCTCCCCCCACCTGTCCTGGACGGCCTTTCCTGAGCAGGCCCGCAGCTTCACGGTGAGCTGCCTGGACCCCGACGCCCCCACCGGCAGCGGGTTCTGGCATTGGATGGTGGTCAATCTCCCAGTGTCAGTCACCGAACTCGCCACTCGCGCCGAACTGCCCGCCGGCAGTTTCTGCGTGCGCAATGATTTCGGTGACCGCGACTACGGTGGCCCGGCCCCGCCAGTAGGCGACCGCCCGCACCGCTACATCTTCGTGGTCCACGCGGTCGACGTCGACCGGCTCGAGGTAACCCCGGACTCGCCACCCGCGTACGTCGGGTTCAACCTGGCCTTCCACACCCTGGCGCGGGCGGTCATCCGGCCCACCTTCGAGCTGAAGGAGTAG
- a CDS encoding metal ABC transporter permease — MSIFSLPFMQYALIGALITGLVAPALGTYLVQRRLALIGDGIGHVALTGVAVGLLLAQSPVITAMVVAAAGAIAIELVRERGKTSGDVALAVLFYGGIAGGVFLVNLSASHTNANLMAYLFGSPLTTSPADLRIMAILGGAVLLVTLGLRPWLFAICHDEEHARVSGLPVRALNLLLAVTTAVTITVAMRAVGLLLVSALMVVPVATAQLVARGFRATQLLAMAIGVAAAAAGIWFAGVYDTAPGATIVLLAIAGFAVVTVVTAGWRWLRRGRDRRPGEPVVPPPEVTLAR; from the coding sequence GTGAGCATCTTCTCGCTGCCGTTCATGCAGTACGCCCTGATCGGCGCGCTGATCACCGGGCTGGTCGCGCCGGCGCTCGGCACCTACCTGGTGCAGCGCCGGCTGGCATTGATCGGCGACGGGATCGGCCACGTCGCGTTGACCGGTGTCGCGGTCGGGCTGCTGTTGGCGCAGTCCCCGGTGATCACCGCCATGGTGGTGGCCGCCGCCGGCGCGATCGCCATCGAGCTGGTCCGCGAGCGCGGAAAGACCTCCGGCGATGTGGCGCTAGCGGTCCTGTTCTACGGCGGCATCGCCGGCGGTGTGTTCCTGGTCAACCTCTCGGCCAGCCACACCAACGCCAACCTGATGGCGTACCTGTTCGGTTCACCGCTCACCACCTCCCCTGCCGACCTGCGGATTATGGCGATACTCGGCGGCGCGGTGCTGCTGGTGACGCTGGGGCTGCGGCCGTGGCTGTTCGCGATCTGCCACGACGAGGAGCACGCCCGGGTCAGCGGGTTGCCGGTGCGGGCACTGAACCTGCTGCTGGCGGTGACCACCGCGGTGACGATCACGGTGGCGATGCGGGCGGTCGGGCTGCTGCTGGTCAGCGCCCTGATGGTGGTCCCGGTGGCGACCGCGCAGCTGGTCGCCCGCGGTTTCCGGGCCACCCAGCTGTTGGCGATGGCGATCGGAGTGGCCGCCGCGGCGGCCGGCATCTGGTTCGCCGGGGTCTACGACACCGCGCCCGGCGCCACCATCGTGCTGCTGGCGATCGCCGGGTTCGCGGTCGTCACCGTGGTCACGGCCGGGTGGCGGTGGCTCCGCCGGGGGCGCGACCGGCGACCCGGTGAGCCGGTAGTGCCGCCGCCCGAGGTAACGTTGGCCCGCTAG
- a CDS encoding sortase domain-bontaining protein, whose amino-acid sequence MRTGSVVTNIAATAGLGPAAPPRRALTLLAVVLVTALGAAGLLLRSEGTAGPSGPVPVEAATQPAPYGGVVDQDGVVDPEMVGLGRAVPTRLRIPAIEVDARIAPLGLGDDGLSGAPARQLVGWYRDGTSPGELGSAVLMGQLDAPRAGMGRSAGAPVAPAFAGLAQLGPGDQIEVLRADGLVATFQVAAVDPYTPDRAAASVSGQAQLRLVGARGAGSQWRPQLVVFATLVP is encoded by the coding sequence ATGAGGACGGGCAGTGTCGTAACGAACATCGCCGCCACGGCCGGGCTCGGCCCGGCCGCGCCGCCCCGGCGAGCGCTGACTCTGCTCGCGGTGGTGCTGGTGACGGCGCTAGGGGCCGCCGGGTTGCTGCTGCGGTCCGAGGGGACCGCCGGACCGTCGGGTCCCGTCCCGGTCGAAGCAGCCACCCAACCGGCGCCGTACGGCGGTGTGGTCGACCAGGATGGTGTAGTCGACCCGGAAATGGTCGGGCTCGGCCGTGCCGTACCGACCCGGCTGCGCATCCCGGCGATCGAGGTGGACGCCCGGATCGCCCCGCTCGGGCTCGGCGACGACGGGCTCAGCGGCGCGCCGGCCCGCCAGCTGGTGGGCTGGTACCGGGATGGCACCAGCCCTGGAGAGCTCGGCAGCGCGGTGCTGATGGGGCAGCTGGACGCCCCCCGTGCCGGGATGGGTCGCTCGGCCGGTGCCCCGGTCGCGCCCGCCTTCGCCGGCCTGGCTCAGCTCGGACCCGGTGACCAGATCGAGGTGCTGCGCGCCGACGGGCTGGTCGCCACCTTCCAGGTCGCAGCGGTCGACCCGTACACGCCGGACCGGGCCGCGGCCAGCGTCTCGGGCCAAGCTCAGCTGCGGCTGGTGGGCGCCCGCGGTGCTGGGTCGCAGTGGCGCCCGCAGCTCGTCGTCTTCGCCACGCTGGTGCCGTGA
- a CDS encoding glycine--tRNA ligase, protein MAADRIDAVVGLAKRRGFVYPSSEIYGGSRSAWDYGPLGVELKENVRRQWWSTMVQQRDDVVGLDSAVVLNRDVWVASGHVDAFVDPLTECQSCHRRFRSDQLEEAFEAKHGRAPAGLSEINCPHCGNKGQFTEPRMFNGLLKTYLGPIEDEDGLHYLRPETAQGIFINFLNVMTSSRRKPPFGIAQVGKSFRNEITPGNFIFRTREFEQMEMEFFVEPGTDEEWLEYWLQQRWDWYVDLGLSPDNLRRFEHPPEKLSHYSKRTVDIEYRFQLGGTEFAELEGVANRTDFDLTTHAKHSGVDLSYFDQTKQERWVPYVIEPAAGLTRSVLAFMLEAYDVDEAPNTKGGVDKRTVMRFDKRIAPIKAAVLPLSRNTDLSPKARDLAAQLRKRWSVDFDDSQAIGRRYRRQDEIGTPFCITVDFDTLTDDAVTVRERDTMSQERVSLDAVERYLLERLP, encoded by the coding sequence GTGGCTGCAGATCGGATCGACGCCGTCGTCGGCCTCGCCAAGCGGCGGGGCTTCGTGTACCCCTCCAGCGAGATTTACGGGGGGAGTCGATCCGCCTGGGACTACGGTCCGCTCGGCGTGGAGCTGAAGGAAAACGTCCGCCGGCAGTGGTGGAGCACGATGGTCCAGCAGCGCGATGATGTGGTCGGCCTGGACTCCGCCGTGGTGCTGAACCGGGACGTGTGGGTCGCCTCCGGCCATGTCGACGCCTTCGTCGATCCGCTCACCGAGTGCCAGTCGTGCCACCGGCGGTTCCGCTCCGACCAGCTGGAGGAGGCGTTCGAGGCCAAGCACGGCCGCGCCCCGGCCGGCCTGTCGGAGATCAACTGCCCGCACTGCGGCAACAAGGGCCAGTTCACCGAACCGCGGATGTTCAACGGCCTGCTCAAGACCTATCTGGGTCCGATCGAGGACGAGGACGGCCTGCACTACCTGCGGCCGGAGACCGCCCAGGGCATCTTCATCAACTTTCTGAACGTGATGACCTCGTCGCGGCGCAAACCCCCGTTCGGCATCGCCCAGGTGGGCAAGTCGTTCCGGAATGAGATCACCCCGGGCAACTTCATCTTCCGGACCCGCGAGTTCGAACAGATGGAGATGGAGTTCTTCGTCGAACCCGGCACCGACGAAGAGTGGCTGGAGTATTGGCTGCAGCAGCGCTGGGACTGGTACGTCGACCTCGGCCTCTCCCCGGATAATCTGCGCCGCTTCGAGCACCCGCCGGAGAAGCTCTCCCACTACTCGAAGCGGACCGTCGACATCGAGTACCGGTTCCAACTCGGCGGCACCGAGTTCGCCGAGCTGGAGGGGGTGGCCAACCGGACCGACTTCGATCTGACCACCCACGCCAAGCACTCCGGAGTGGACCTGTCCTACTTCGACCAGACCAAGCAGGAGCGCTGGGTGCCGTACGTGATCGAGCCGGCGGCCGGTCTCACCCGGTCGGTGCTCGCCTTCATGCTGGAGGCCTACGACGTCGACGAGGCGCCGAACACCAAGGGCGGAGTAGACAAGCGGACGGTGATGCGGTTCGACAAGCGGATCGCGCCGATCAAGGCGGCGGTGCTGCCGCTCTCCCGCAACACCGACCTGTCGCCCAAGGCCCGCGACCTCGCCGCCCAGCTGCGTAAGCGGTGGTCGGTCGACTTCGACGATTCGCAGGCGATCGGTCGGCGCTACCGGCGCCAGGACGAGATCGGTACGCCGTTCTGCATCACCGTCGACTTCGACACCCTCACCGACGACGCGGTGACGGTCCGGGAACGCGACACCATGTCGCAGGAGCGGGTCTCCCTCGACGCGGTCGAGCGGTACCTGCTCGAACGACTGCCGTAG
- a CDS encoding ArsR/SmtB family transcription factor, translated as MGGNEAYEAAGELLRALAAPIRIAIVTELADGQRCVHELVDALGVAQPLVSQHLRVLRGAGVVKGARRGREIAYTLVDEHIAHIVADAISHAGEQRPGEVPTVEMAREVRAP; from the coding sequence GTGGGCGGAAACGAAGCGTACGAGGCGGCCGGTGAACTTCTGCGTGCGCTCGCCGCACCGATCCGAATCGCCATCGTCACCGAGTTGGCCGACGGCCAACGCTGTGTGCACGAGCTGGTCGACGCACTCGGGGTGGCGCAGCCGTTGGTGAGCCAACACCTGCGGGTGCTCCGGGGGGCCGGGGTGGTCAAAGGCGCCCGCCGCGGGCGGGAGATCGCGTACACACTGGTCGACGAGCACATCGCCCACATCGTCGCCGACGCCATCAGCCACGCTGGTGAGCAACGTCCCGGCGAGGTCCCCACTGTCGAGATGGCAAGGGAGGTTAGGGCGCCATGA
- a CDS encoding antibiotic biosynthesis monooxygenase family protein, whose product MLALNRFVVPPERTAEFTAQAQQALAVFAARPGYQGGELTRALDDPAHWCLLTRWASVGAYRRALGHFDVKMYATPLLASAEPDPAGFEVLAEAAPEGPVTRYDSDRAEHDHAA is encoded by the coding sequence GTGCTCGCGCTCAACCGGTTTGTGGTACCGCCTGAGCGTACCGCCGAGTTCACCGCCCAAGCGCAGCAGGCGCTGGCGGTCTTCGCCGCTCGCCCCGGCTACCAGGGCGGCGAACTCACGCGGGCGCTCGACGATCCAGCTCATTGGTGCCTGCTCACCCGGTGGGCCTCGGTCGGGGCATACCGGCGGGCGCTCGGTCACTTCGACGTCAAGATGTACGCGACCCCGCTGCTCGCCAGCGCCGAGCCGGACCCGGCCGGGTTTGAAGTGCTCGCCGAGGCCGCCCCCGAGGGCCCGGTGACCCGCTACGACAGTGATCGGGCCGAGCATGACCACGCCGCCTGA
- a CDS encoding metal ABC transporter ATP-binding protein: MSTPVLELAHGVVGYHGRPVLPGVSLRVNAGEVVAILGANGSGKSTLIKAALGLLPLTAGSARLFDTPLGRFRQRYRLGYVPQRAGAGSGVPATVTELVSAGRLPRRRLPWPRWSADRAAVTHAIAVVGLTEKRREPVGTLSGGQQQRALIARALACEPELLVLDEPTAGVDAASQVAFAGALRHFVDAGGTVVLVAHELGPLAPLITRTVVLHEGRVVQDTAGAAVATDSTTASDPGTGHHDEPPAPSPVGWQPSLIQELPR, encoded by the coding sequence GTGAGCACCCCGGTCCTGGAACTCGCGCACGGGGTGGTCGGCTACCACGGCCGCCCCGTGCTGCCGGGCGTCTCCCTGCGGGTCAACGCCGGTGAGGTGGTGGCGATCCTGGGCGCCAACGGCTCCGGCAAGTCCACCCTGATCAAGGCGGCGCTGGGCCTGCTGCCCCTGACCGCCGGCTCAGCCCGGCTCTTCGACACCCCGCTGGGGCGGTTCCGGCAGCGCTACCGGCTCGGCTACGTGCCGCAGCGCGCCGGGGCCGGCAGCGGCGTGCCGGCCACCGTCACCGAGTTGGTCAGCGCGGGCCGGCTGCCGCGCCGCCGGCTGCCGTGGCCGCGCTGGTCGGCCGACCGGGCGGCGGTGACGCACGCGATCGCCGTGGTCGGGCTGACCGAGAAGCGGCGGGAGCCGGTGGGCACGCTCTCCGGCGGCCAGCAGCAGCGCGCCCTGATCGCCCGGGCCCTGGCCTGCGAACCAGAGCTGCTGGTGCTCGACGAACCGACCGCCGGCGTGGACGCGGCCAGCCAGGTCGCCTTCGCCGGCGCGCTGCGGCACTTCGTCGACGCCGGCGGGACGGTGGTGCTGGTCGCCCACGAGCTGGGCCCACTAGCGCCGCTGATCACCCGGACCGTGGTGTTGCACGAGGGTCGGGTGGTGCAGGACACCGCCGGGGCGGCCGTCGCTACCGACTCGACCACCGCCTCGGACCCCGGCACGGGCCACCACGACGAGCCGCCGGCGCCCTCCCCGGTCGGGTGGCAGCCCTCGCTCATCCAGGAGCTGCCCCGGTGA
- a CDS encoding Fur family transcriptional regulator, with product MTATTDTPGVRHTRQRAAVSTLLNEVEGFHSAQELHAMLRERGERVGLTTVYRTLQGLADGGEVDVMRPPGGEHLYRRCSEGHHHHLVCRACGRTVEVEGPAVETWASKVAASNGFTEVSHTLEIFGTCPACAG from the coding sequence ATGACGGCGACCACCGACACCCCAGGCGTACGCCACACCCGCCAGCGCGCTGCGGTCAGCACTCTGCTCAACGAGGTCGAGGGTTTCCACTCCGCTCAGGAGCTGCACGCGATGCTGCGAGAACGGGGCGAGCGGGTAGGCCTGACCACCGTCTACCGCACCCTGCAGGGGTTGGCTGACGGCGGCGAGGTGGACGTCATGCGCCCGCCCGGCGGTGAGCACCTCTACCGCCGGTGCAGCGAGGGCCATCACCACCATCTGGTGTGCCGCGCCTGCGGCCGTACCGTCGAGGTCGAAGGGCCCGCGGTCGAGACCTGGGCGAGCAAGGTCGCGGCGAGCAACGGGTTCACCGAGGTGAGCCACACACTGGAGATCTTCGGCACCTGCCCGGCCTGCGCCGGCTAG
- a CDS encoding class F sortase, translating to MGSDNRTHEYRSQDYRSHGIRTAGGGSPQSGRRVAAYCLVAFLAAGGSGLMLAGLTVGSSPRPPQPDPDVAPAAYGLTTTSGEAGEPDQTGEAIGLARAEPVRVTIPRIDVDSELLRLGVDDDGEVEVPPLRRAHQAGWYERGVTPGEVGSAVIIGHVDSRAGGPAVFFELGRLRPGDQIDVLRADRSVATFHVDGVAAYPKDDFPAELVYGPSAQPTLRLITCGGEFDERSRDYLDNVVVFATLAGAD from the coding sequence ATGGGCAGTGACAACCGTACTCACGAATACCGCAGCCAGGACTACCGCAGCCACGGAATCCGCACCGCCGGCGGCGGATCGCCGCAGTCCGGCCGGCGGGTGGCCGCGTACTGCCTGGTGGCCTTCTTGGCCGCTGGCGGCAGTGGGCTTATGCTCGCCGGCCTGACCGTAGGCTCGTCGCCGCGGCCACCGCAGCCGGACCCCGACGTCGCGCCAGCCGCGTACGGGCTCACCACGACCAGCGGCGAGGCCGGTGAGCCCGACCAGACCGGCGAGGCCATCGGGCTGGCGCGGGCAGAGCCGGTGCGGGTGACCATCCCGCGCATCGACGTCGACAGCGAACTGCTCCGGCTCGGCGTCGATGACGACGGTGAGGTGGAGGTGCCGCCGCTGCGCCGCGCCCACCAGGCCGGCTGGTACGAGCGGGGGGTCACGCCGGGGGAGGTCGGCAGCGCGGTGATCATCGGGCACGTCGATTCCCGGGCCGGCGGCCCGGCGGTCTTCTTCGAACTCGGGCGGCTGCGGCCCGGTGACCAGATCGACGTGCTGCGCGCCGATCGGAGCGTCGCGACCTTCCACGTAGACGGAGTGGCCGCGTACCCGAAGGACGACTTCCCGGCCGAACTCGTCTACGGTCCGTCGGCGCAGCCGACCCTGCGCCTGATCACCTGCGGCGGAGAGTTCGACGAACGGAGCCGGGACTACCTCGACAACGTCGTCGTCTTCGCCACGCTCGCGGGCGCGGACTGA
- a CDS encoding helix-turn-helix domain-containing protein: MSQPSQHEFASRLRGWRRARGLTQRELAGDALSVSYVSLLEAGRRTPTPETVRSLAAALGCAPEELWAGAAGEVARPAALTLKFGQLALEAGKVAEAHALFESVLAAAEVEPLVQVEARTGIAQALAAQGRLREAATAYEALVQEAIRSPRYLSSLSVVIRWCRCLYELGELSRVVEVGTGAMRELDRLDAWQSETAIRLLATVAAAHFELGEVTQAERLLREGLRRAEELQSPPARATVLWNASHLASEDGRHREALELAEEALTYFRRSGQQRQVGRLLSQYGLLLLRQEPPRVDEAQQLLEEGLHLLHQVGHGYDRGYLLTELARAHLLKGEPQAASELADRALAELGPEAALERARADTVLAAALAAAGEWERAVTGFDRAAGALRQLGASRQAARAWVELGNLLDQAGDSARAVRAFREAAAAVNLVPTAGSAEPLSSRPG; encoded by the coding sequence ATGAGTCAACCGAGTCAACATGAGTTTGCTAGCCGGCTTCGAGGTTGGCGGCGGGCGCGTGGTCTGACCCAGCGGGAGCTGGCCGGCGACGCGCTGTCGGTCAGCTACGTCTCGCTGCTCGAAGCGGGCCGCCGCACCCCCACCCCGGAGACGGTGCGCAGCCTCGCCGCAGCGCTTGGCTGCGCCCCGGAAGAGCTGTGGGCCGGGGCTGCCGGTGAGGTTGCCCGGCCGGCCGCGCTCACCCTCAAGTTTGGCCAGCTCGCGCTGGAGGCCGGCAAGGTCGCCGAGGCGCACGCGCTGTTCGAGAGCGTCCTCGCCGCGGCCGAAGTGGAGCCCCTGGTGCAGGTCGAGGCCCGGACGGGGATCGCCCAGGCGCTGGCGGCCCAGGGTCGGCTACGCGAAGCCGCCACCGCCTATGAGGCGTTGGTGCAGGAGGCGATCCGGTCGCCCCGTTACCTCTCGTCGTTGAGCGTGGTCATCCGATGGTGCCGGTGCCTGTATGAGCTGGGGGAGCTCTCCCGGGTGGTGGAGGTGGGCACCGGGGCGATGCGTGAACTCGACCGGCTCGACGCCTGGCAGTCGGAGACGGCGATCCGGTTGCTGGCGACGGTCGCCGCCGCCCACTTCGAACTCGGGGAGGTCACCCAGGCCGAGCGGCTGCTCCGGGAAGGCCTGCGCCGCGCCGAAGAGCTCCAATCACCACCGGCGCGGGCGACGGTGCTCTGGAACGCAAGCCACTTGGCCAGTGAGGACGGACGGCATCGGGAAGCGTTGGAGCTGGCCGAGGAGGCGCTCACCTACTTTCGGCGCAGCGGCCAGCAGCGGCAGGTCGGCCGGCTGCTCAGCCAGTACGGGCTGCTGCTACTGCGACAGGAACCGCCCCGGGTGGACGAAGCCCAACAGCTGCTGGAAGAAGGCCTGCACCTGCTCCATCAGGTGGGCCACGGCTACGACCGGGGTTACCTGCTCACCGAACTGGCCCGCGCCCACCTGCTGAAGGGCGAGCCGCAGGCCGCCTCGGAGCTGGCCGATCGGGCGTTGGCCGAGTTGGGCCCGGAGGCTGCCCTGGAGCGCGCCCGCGCCGATACGGTGCTCGCCGCCGCGCTGGCCGCCGCTGGCGAGTGGGAGCGAGCGGTGACCGGCTTCGACCGGGCCGCCGGGGCGCTCCGGCAACTGGGCGCCTCCCGGCAGGCCGCCCGGGCCTGGGTCGAGCTCGGAAACCTGCTGGACCAGGCCGGTGACAGCGCCCGCGCGGTGCGCGCGTTCCGGGAGGCGGCCGCCGCGGTGAATCTGGTGCCCACCGCGGGCTCCGCCGAGCCGCTCAGCTCCCGACCTGGCTGA